A window of Pirellula sp. SH-Sr6A contains these coding sequences:
- the nadB gene encoding L-aspartate oxidase produces the protein MLASSIPNVPLLQPWDRWTNRYLTHLDPKRCGHFFTDVLIIGGGLAGLRAAHEIDPDLRTLILTKDKLEESNSTYAQGGIASVWDPEDRFDNHVQDTLIAGGDLCEPQVVETVVREAPDRVAELIRWGTRFDQHDGQIVLGREGGHSHQRILHALGDATGKEIMRAMIAHTQERPNTEICEETFTIDLLTYEGRCHGAVASTRGGKPFLIWAKETVLCTGGCGQVFRESTNPRVATGDGHALAFRAGAVMRDMEFMQFHPTVLYIAGSSRTLITEAIRGDGAYLIDSQGYRFMGDYDPRLELAPRDVVSQAIVSQMEKTQSSCVYLTMKHLDPRHVRARFPGIAKVCEGFGLDIAVDAIPVRPGAHYMIGGCEVDTQARTSLPGLWAAGEVTSSGLHGANRLASNSLLEGLVYGAIAGRNASQGAKENHSSELRVLPVESLGQSRFDGTFDLGDIRNAVRSVMWRNVGVRRRESQLTETISALQQYCSYVLSNDLASVEGWELQNILTVSLQMAIAAQARQESRGVHFRSDYPHMDNTHWRKHLTIARREP, from the coding sequence ATGCTCGCTAGCTCCATTCCCAATGTCCCCCTCCTACAGCCTTGGGATCGTTGGACCAATCGCTACCTCACCCATCTCGACCCCAAGCGATGCGGTCACTTCTTTACCGACGTCCTCATCATTGGAGGAGGATTGGCCGGCCTGCGGGCAGCTCACGAAATCGATCCCGATCTTCGAACTCTCATCCTCACCAAAGACAAGCTGGAGGAATCCAACAGCACTTACGCACAAGGCGGAATCGCCAGCGTATGGGATCCCGAAGATCGCTTCGATAACCACGTACAAGACACATTGATAGCGGGCGGCGATTTATGCGAACCGCAGGTTGTCGAGACCGTCGTTCGAGAAGCGCCGGATCGCGTGGCCGAATTGATTCGATGGGGAACTCGGTTTGACCAGCACGACGGGCAAATCGTTTTAGGACGCGAGGGAGGGCACTCCCACCAGCGAATCCTCCACGCGCTCGGGGATGCGACGGGCAAAGAAATCATGCGAGCCATGATCGCTCACACCCAGGAACGGCCAAACACGGAGATTTGCGAAGAGACCTTCACCATCGATTTGCTCACCTACGAAGGTCGCTGTCATGGGGCGGTCGCGTCCACGCGAGGTGGCAAGCCCTTTCTCATCTGGGCAAAAGAAACCGTTCTCTGCACCGGAGGGTGCGGCCAAGTGTTCCGAGAGTCGACCAATCCTCGCGTTGCGACTGGGGATGGTCACGCCCTCGCCTTTCGGGCCGGGGCGGTCATGCGAGACATGGAGTTCATGCAGTTTCACCCCACCGTTCTTTATATCGCAGGAAGCTCGCGCACTTTGATCACCGAAGCGATCCGAGGCGACGGCGCGTACTTGATCGATTCGCAGGGATACCGTTTCATGGGGGATTACGATCCACGCTTGGAATTAGCCCCCCGCGATGTCGTAAGCCAAGCGATTGTGAGTCAGATGGAAAAAACACAATCTTCGTGCGTCTACCTCACCATGAAACACCTTGATCCCCGGCATGTTCGGGCGCGATTCCCGGGGATCGCCAAGGTCTGCGAAGGGTTTGGATTGGACATCGCCGTCGACGCGATCCCGGTGAGACCGGGTGCCCATTACATGATTGGGGGATGCGAAGTCGATACGCAGGCGCGAACATCCCTCCCGGGACTGTGGGCAGCCGGGGAAGTCACCAGCAGTGGATTGCATGGCGCCAATCGCCTTGCTTCCAACAGCCTCCTCGAGGGGCTGGTATACGGCGCGATCGCGGGGCGGAATGCGTCGCAGGGCGCAAAAGAGAATCATTCAAGCGAGCTTCGAGTGCTCCCCGTGGAGTCTCTCGGACAAAGCCGGTTCGACGGGACCTTTGATCTGGGCGATATTCGAAACGCGGTCCGTTCGGTCATGTGGCGCAATGTGGGCGTCCGCCGGCGCGAATCCCAACTCACCGAAACGATCAGCGCATTGCAGCAATATTGCAGCTATGTGCTCTCGAACGATTTGGCTAGTGTCGAAGGTTGGGAGCTCCAAAACATCTTGACCGTCAGTTTGCAGATGGCGATTGCTGCGCAAGCTCGACAGGAGTCGCGAGGGGTTCATTTTCGAAGCGATTACCCGCATATGGACAACACCCATTGGCGGAAACATTTGACCATCGCGCGACGCGAGCCCTGA
- the gltB gene encoding glutamate synthase large subunit — protein MNAPFGFPEKNGLYDPELEKDSCGVGFVAHIKGQPSHQIVVDADTILKNMDHRGACGCEANTGDGAGILVGMPDKFVRRIAKEEFDVELPQVGFYSVGNIFFPKDETEREHCRKVFNELIAAEGQTLLGWREVPQATDFADIGPTARLAEPKIEQVYIAAAKGLSNLEFERKLYLIRKQASHKLRGDSNLKQATLFYVSSLSTRTLIYKGMLTPAQVVPYYLDLSDPDFETHLAMVHSRFSTNTFPSWDRAQPLRFMSHNGEINTLRGNINWMRAREGNAASELFGDELKKLFPVVEPHCSDSGTFDNVLEFLLLNGRTLQEAMMMMVPEAWQKHETMSPEKRAMYEFFSCMMEPWDGPASIVFTDGQTIGATLDRNGLRPSRYYLTTDDRVIMASEVGVLPVEPSIVKEKGRLQPGRMFLINFEEGRLVPDKELKEKFAKSEPYKDWLQEKRITLGDLSADKEPHGFYPESLLPRMQAFGYTIETMQFMLLPMIQNQVDPIGSMGNDSALACLSDQPRLVYDYFKQLFAQVTNPAIDSIREDVIMSLECYVGPEENLLDATPAHCERLLIPHPILTNEELAAIQHMTHRGWKTKTIDITYDRARGKAGLLETLDRICSEAEKAIDEGFTMVVLSDRSIGEHRVAISSLLACGSVHHHLVRAAKRTRIGIVLETGEAREVHHHCLLVGYGADAINPYLAFESLWQASRDGLLQGMDDDKIVAMYRKAVAKGMLKVMAKMGISTLASYKGAQIFEALGLQDEVIGRCFAGTNSRIQGCSFDVLAEETMRRHALAYPESKSDALPMLANVGEFHWRAEGERHGWDPAAISDIQVAARAGDKNAYRRFADHINKDAKMRYALRGLIEFNAGAGTGPIPIEEVEPAKEIVKRFCTGAMSLGSISSEAHETLAIAMNRLGGKSNTGEGGEDPVRFQPLPNGDSKRSAIKQVASGRFGVTIEYLTNADEIQIKISQGAKPGEGGELPGKKVDNYIARIRYSTPGVGLISPPPHHDIYSIEDLAQLIHDLKNSNRAARVSVKLVSEVGVGVVASGVAKAHADHILISGDTGGTGASPLTSIKHAGLPWELGIAETHQTLVLNNLRSRVTLQTDGGLKTGRDVIIAALLGAEEFGFATAPLITLGCIMMRKCHLNTCPVGIATQDPELRAKFAGKPEHVVNYLFMVAEDAREIMASLGFRRIDEMIGRTEFLRVDAAIKHWKADGLDLTPILAPAKKPSEDVQVRCVDKQDHGLEKSLDLTQILPRCREAIEKVKPVRFELPIININRTVGTILSNEIAKVHGQKGLPTDTIRIRFRGAAGQSFGAFLAHGVTLELEGDANDYVGKGLSGGRIILYPDRAVSFKPEENIIVGNVCLYGATSGEIFIRGRAAERFAVRNSGCKAVIEGVGDHGCEYMTGGRVAILGPTGRNFAAGMSGGIAYVLADMEAFRIQCNLGTVELETLEEDEDIAELHAMISKHAELTRSTVAAALLSDWSSSIRRFVKVMPTDYKRVLNEMKQSKREMAKA, from the coding sequence ATGAACGCACCTTTTGGCTTCCCAGAAAAGAATGGTCTCTACGATCCTGAACTCGAGAAGGATTCATGTGGTGTCGGCTTTGTCGCGCACATCAAGGGCCAACCGAGCCACCAAATCGTCGTCGATGCGGACACCATCCTGAAAAACATGGATCACCGCGGGGCGTGCGGATGCGAAGCCAACACAGGGGACGGTGCCGGGATTCTGGTCGGTATGCCGGACAAGTTCGTGCGACGAATTGCAAAGGAAGAATTCGATGTCGAGCTTCCACAGGTCGGTTTCTACTCGGTCGGGAATATCTTCTTCCCCAAGGACGAAACAGAACGCGAGCACTGCCGCAAAGTATTCAACGAACTGATCGCAGCCGAAGGGCAGACGCTGCTCGGATGGCGCGAAGTTCCCCAAGCCACTGACTTTGCCGATATCGGACCAACGGCACGATTGGCCGAACCGAAGATTGAGCAGGTTTACATCGCGGCTGCAAAGGGTCTGTCCAACCTCGAATTCGAGCGCAAGCTTTACTTGATTCGCAAGCAGGCGAGCCACAAGTTGCGAGGGGATTCGAATCTGAAGCAGGCGACTCTGTTCTATGTTTCCTCCCTTTCGACTCGAACACTGATCTACAAGGGAATGCTCACTCCCGCGCAGGTCGTTCCCTATTATTTGGACCTGTCGGATCCCGATTTCGAAACGCACCTCGCGATGGTCCACTCGCGATTTTCCACCAACACATTCCCAAGCTGGGATCGTGCTCAACCGCTTCGCTTTATGAGCCATAACGGTGAGATCAACACGTTGCGTGGGAATATCAACTGGATGCGAGCGCGCGAGGGGAACGCAGCGAGCGAGTTGTTTGGCGACGAGTTGAAGAAGCTTTTTCCCGTCGTCGAGCCCCACTGCAGCGACTCGGGGACCTTCGACAACGTGCTGGAGTTCTTGCTCCTGAACGGCCGAACGTTGCAGGAAGCGATGATGATGATGGTCCCTGAGGCTTGGCAAAAGCACGAGACCATGTCGCCCGAGAAGCGAGCGATGTACGAGTTCTTTAGCTGCATGATGGAGCCCTGGGATGGCCCTGCGTCGATCGTCTTCACCGACGGTCAAACCATCGGTGCCACACTGGACCGAAACGGGCTGCGTCCGAGCCGGTACTACTTGACTACCGATGATCGGGTCATCATGGCGAGCGAAGTCGGTGTCCTCCCTGTCGAGCCATCGATCGTCAAGGAAAAAGGACGTCTCCAGCCCGGCCGTATGTTCCTGATCAATTTCGAAGAGGGACGTCTGGTTCCGGACAAGGAACTCAAGGAGAAGTTTGCCAAGTCCGAGCCTTACAAGGATTGGTTGCAAGAGAAGCGTATCACCCTGGGTGACTTGTCCGCCGACAAAGAGCCCCATGGCTTCTACCCCGAGTCCTTGCTCCCTCGCATGCAGGCCTTCGGTTATACGATCGAGACGATGCAGTTCATGCTGCTGCCGATGATTCAGAATCAAGTCGATCCGATCGGTTCGATGGGGAACGACTCCGCGCTCGCATGCTTGAGCGACCAACCGCGTTTGGTCTATGACTATTTCAAGCAGCTCTTTGCTCAGGTGACCAACCCTGCGATCGATTCGATTCGCGAGGATGTCATCATGTCCCTCGAGTGCTACGTCGGCCCCGAAGAGAATTTGCTCGATGCGACTCCGGCCCACTGCGAACGGTTGCTGATCCCTCATCCGATTCTCACCAACGAAGAGTTGGCTGCGATCCAGCACATGACCCATCGCGGTTGGAAAACCAAGACGATCGACATCACCTACGATCGAGCTCGAGGCAAGGCAGGACTTCTCGAGACGTTGGATCGGATCTGCTCGGAAGCGGAGAAGGCAATCGACGAGGGCTTCACGATGGTCGTTCTCAGCGATCGATCCATCGGAGAGCATCGCGTGGCCATCAGTAGCTTGCTCGCATGCGGCTCGGTCCACCACCACTTGGTTCGCGCCGCGAAGCGGACTCGAATCGGTATTGTGCTGGAAACGGGAGAAGCGAGAGAGGTCCATCATCATTGCTTGCTCGTCGGATACGGCGCCGATGCGATCAATCCGTACCTGGCGTTCGAGTCCTTATGGCAAGCAAGCCGCGATGGGTTGCTTCAAGGGATGGATGACGACAAGATCGTCGCGATGTATCGCAAGGCGGTTGCAAAGGGCATGCTCAAGGTGATGGCCAAGATGGGCATCAGTACCTTGGCCAGCTACAAAGGAGCTCAGATTTTCGAAGCCCTCGGCTTGCAAGACGAAGTCATCGGGCGTTGCTTTGCGGGAACCAATAGCCGGATCCAAGGCTGCTCGTTCGATGTCTTGGCCGAAGAGACGATGAGACGCCACGCGTTGGCTTACCCAGAGAGCAAATCCGACGCATTGCCCATGCTGGCCAACGTCGGTGAATTCCACTGGAGAGCCGAAGGGGAGCGACACGGCTGGGATCCTGCGGCGATTTCGGATATCCAAGTCGCAGCGCGAGCGGGTGACAAGAATGCTTACCGGCGCTTCGCCGATCACATCAACAAAGATGCGAAGATGCGATACGCACTGCGAGGTCTCATCGAGTTCAATGCCGGAGCCGGAACCGGACCCATTCCCATCGAGGAAGTAGAGCCTGCGAAGGAAATCGTGAAACGATTCTGCACCGGCGCGATGAGTCTCGGGTCGATCAGTTCCGAAGCACACGAAACCCTTGCGATCGCCATGAACCGATTGGGTGGCAAGAGCAACACGGGTGAAGGGGGTGAAGATCCCGTCCGATTCCAGCCCCTTCCTAACGGAGACAGCAAGCGTTCGGCTATCAAGCAAGTCGCTTCGGGGCGGTTTGGTGTTACGATTGAATACCTGACCAACGCCGACGAGATTCAGATCAAGATTTCGCAAGGTGCGAAGCCGGGTGAAGGGGGAGAGCTCCCAGGCAAAAAGGTCGATAACTACATCGCCCGCATTCGCTACAGCACCCCGGGCGTGGGATTGATCAGCCCCCCACCCCACCACGATATCTACTCGATCGAGGACTTGGCTCAGCTTATTCACGACTTGAAGAATAGCAACCGTGCAGCCCGCGTGAGCGTGAAGCTGGTGAGCGAAGTCGGCGTCGGAGTGGTCGCGTCGGGGGTTGCTAAAGCGCACGCGGATCACATTTTGATTTCCGGTGATACGGGGGGAACGGGCGCATCTCCGTTGACGAGTATCAAGCACGCGGGGCTTCCATGGGAGCTCGGAATCGCTGAAACGCATCAAACGCTTGTGCTGAACAATTTGCGAAGTCGCGTGACGCTGCAGACAGACGGCGGACTGAAAACGGGCCGCGATGTTATCATCGCAGCGTTGCTCGGAGCCGAAGAGTTTGGATTTGCTACGGCACCGCTCATCACCCTCGGGTGCATCATGATGCGCAAGTGCCATTTGAACACTTGCCCGGTTGGAATTGCGACCCAGGATCCTGAGTTACGAGCCAAGTTCGCGGGCAAGCCGGAGCATGTCGTGAACTATTTGTTCATGGTGGCCGAAGATGCTCGCGAGATTATGGCGTCGCTCGGGTTCCGAAGAATTGATGAAATGATTGGCCGAACCGAGTTCTTGCGAGTCGATGCCGCGATCAAGCATTGGAAGGCGGACGGATTGGATTTGACGCCTATCTTGGCACCTGCCAAGAAACCGAGCGAGGATGTCCAAGTTCGTTGCGTGGACAAGCAGGATCATGGTTTGGAGAAGTCGCTCGACTTGACCCAGATCTTGCCACGCTGCCGCGAAGCCATTGAGAAGGTCAAACCGGTTCGATTTGAGTTGCCGATCATCAACATCAACCGAACGGTCGGGACGATCTTGAGCAACGAGATTGCCAAGGTGCATGGCCAAAAGGGATTGCCAACCGATACGATCCGTATTCGCTTCCGAGGGGCAGCAGGTCAGAGCTTCGGTGCGTTCTTGGCCCATGGCGTGACGTTGGAACTCGAAGGCGATGCCAACGACTATGTCGGTAAAGGGCTTTCCGGTGGTCGGATCATTCTCTACCCCGATCGAGCTGTTTCCTTCAAGCCGGAAGAGAACATCATTGTTGGAAACGTGTGCCTTTATGGTGCGACCAGCGGTGAAATCTTTATCCGTGGGCGAGCGGCAGAACGATTTGCTGTTCGAAACTCCGGATGCAAGGCCGTGATTGAAGGGGTCGGCGACCATGGTTGCGAATACATGACCGGAGGGCGCGTGGCGATTCTCGGGCCGACCGGTCGCAACTTTGCAGCGGGGATGAGCGGAGGGATCGCTTACGTTCTCGCCGATATGGAAGCATTCCGTATTCAATGCAATCTGGGAACCGTTGAGTTGGAGACCCTCGAAGAGGATGAAGACATCGCGGAACTTCATGCGATGATCTCCAAGCATGCGGAGCTTACCCGCTCGACGGTAGCCGCAGCGTTGCTAAGCGATTGGTCCAGTAGCATTCGCCGATTCGTCAAGGTGATGCCAACTGATTACAAACGAGTCTTGAACGAAATGAAACAAAGCAAACGAGAGATGGCGAAGGCCTAG
- a CDS encoding anti-sigma factor family protein, with protein sequence MNPQPPDNHELLSGMLDGELSGADARRIEQAMREDPSLHDRLEELTAMRSSLLRGRPTGRLSKSFASQVVAAAQQRAASMDLDAPHWIPLSHDSVDAHGIGAGARVKSELSYRQRMWIPLGALVSACAIALFAFLTLPRPEPHPIADLPPFSDRVDPNQPSAPLDTPVGPAVLDVPANAVATNSGSPTVPVPAVPIDSEISAPRDSSSLPNRTDLQMAESSATPASEKVKVEDAERVKIDSQLATQNQSPRIDTSSMASAGANKESQTSSSSSDASKAPFMLMVVSVSIDRVARENNALNRILNEHGIASVEDLALSPEQLAALLSTGMAGSVSQNGAGVYFLKGYAKSLSSALDDICSQYKDFPEFGLNIAMDDSAKALIDQLDGIQVAANRGVARRLAAETPDGLVSRFAPGAKRSAPLSDKRREEFRSQAALPKLDLNPISHLLLIVRDAE encoded by the coding sequence ATGAATCCTCAACCTCCAGACAACCACGAACTGCTCAGCGGCATGCTGGATGGGGAGTTGTCTGGCGCCGATGCGCGTCGGATCGAGCAAGCGATGCGCGAGGATCCGTCGCTGCATGACCGTCTCGAAGAACTCACCGCGATGCGGTCGTCTCTGTTGCGGGGGCGTCCGACCGGTAGATTATCCAAGTCTTTTGCTTCGCAGGTCGTAGCTGCTGCCCAACAGCGGGCCGCCTCCATGGACTTGGACGCGCCGCATTGGATTCCTTTATCCCACGATTCCGTCGATGCGCACGGGATCGGCGCAGGGGCGAGGGTCAAATCAGAGCTTTCGTATCGTCAACGCATGTGGATCCCGCTCGGGGCCCTCGTTTCGGCTTGCGCTATCGCCTTGTTTGCCTTCCTCACGCTCCCTAGGCCGGAGCCGCATCCGATTGCCGATCTTCCACCGTTCAGCGATCGCGTTGATCCAAACCAACCGTCCGCGCCCCTCGACACTCCCGTAGGGCCAGCAGTCCTTGACGTTCCAGCGAACGCAGTCGCCACCAATTCTGGGTCTCCGACCGTCCCCGTTCCGGCCGTTCCCATAGATAGCGAGATTTCCGCTCCTCGCGACAGCTCCTCGCTGCCCAACCGCACCGATCTGCAGATGGCGGAATCATCGGCGACACCTGCATCAGAGAAGGTGAAGGTGGAGGACGCCGAGAGGGTGAAGATCGATAGTCAGCTCGCCACCCAAAACCAATCGCCGCGGATCGACACCTCTTCGATGGCCAGCGCAGGAGCGAACAAAGAGTCGCAGACCTCGTCTTCGTCGAGCGATGCGAGCAAGGCTCCTTTTATGTTGATGGTGGTATCGGTTTCGATAGACCGCGTGGCTCGCGAGAACAACGCGTTGAACCGGATCTTGAACGAACATGGAATCGCCTCGGTGGAGGATCTTGCACTCTCTCCCGAGCAGCTCGCCGCGCTTCTATCAACGGGTATGGCAGGTTCGGTAAGCCAAAACGGTGCTGGAGTCTATTTCCTCAAGGGCTACGCCAAGAGCTTGTCGAGCGCTCTGGATGACATATGTTCTCAGTACAAGGATTTCCCGGAGTTCGGACTCAATATCGCCATGGATGATTCCGCGAAAGCATTGATCGATCAACTCGACGGCATCCAAGTCGCTGCCAACAGAGGGGTCGCAAGAAGGCTTGCTGCAGAGACTCCCGATGGCCTCGTTTCCCGTTTCGCTCCTGGCGCTAAGCGTTCTGCACCGCTGTCGGACAAGCGACGCGAAGAGTTCCGCTCACAGGCTGCACTGCCAAAATTGGATTTAAATCCCATCTCCCATTTGCTGTTGATCGTTCGAGACGCGGAATAG
- a CDS encoding LysR family transcriptional regulator has translation MKVFYDVVRKRSFSHAAVEHGMTQSAASQSVQHLEDFLSVRLIDRSKRPFVLTAEGQKFYDGLAGVLRQFDALVDEVRLGGSDSGEVTGHVVVASIYSMGLSYLPVLEERFEKAFPSATFAYQLAHPHEVYRMVEQGTVDFGMVSYPDVNHATLQTTLWRHEPMVLVASPRHRLASMGKISPQALSQVGLVAFASNLRIRQEIDKELRALGVTMRVVVELDNIDSVKHAAIVNSGVAFLPKLTVASELAAGSLTMIECEGLELTRPLGIIQRRDVSMSRAARNFMDLVMKNRVWDQDDSTDVTADARAQAS, from the coding sequence TTGAAAGTGTTTTACGACGTGGTGCGTAAGCGTAGCTTCTCACACGCCGCGGTCGAACATGGGATGACGCAGAGCGCTGCGAGTCAAAGCGTTCAGCATTTGGAGGACTTTTTATCCGTGCGGTTGATCGACCGCTCCAAGCGACCTTTTGTATTAACGGCCGAGGGGCAGAAGTTCTACGACGGACTTGCCGGCGTGCTTCGCCAGTTCGATGCCTTGGTGGACGAAGTCCGTTTGGGAGGAAGCGATTCGGGCGAAGTGACGGGGCACGTCGTGGTCGCGTCGATTTATTCGATGGGATTGAGCTATCTCCCGGTTTTGGAGGAGCGATTCGAGAAGGCGTTTCCCTCCGCGACGTTCGCCTACCAATTGGCTCACCCGCACGAGGTTTATCGGATGGTCGAGCAGGGAACGGTTGACTTTGGGATGGTGAGTTATCCCGATGTCAATCATGCGACGTTGCAAACGACGTTGTGGCGCCATGAGCCGATGGTATTGGTCGCGTCACCTCGTCACCGATTGGCGTCGATGGGGAAGATTTCCCCGCAGGCGCTCTCTCAGGTTGGCTTGGTCGCCTTTGCGAGCAACCTGCGTATCCGTCAAGAGATCGACAAAGAGCTTCGGGCTCTCGGCGTGACGATGCGCGTGGTGGTTGAATTGGATAATATCGATTCGGTAAAGCATGCCGCTATTGTGAACAGCGGTGTTGCATTTCTACCGAAACTTACGGTTGCCAGCGAGCTTGCTGCAGGGTCGCTGACGATGATCGAATGCGAGGGGCTCGAACTGACTCGACCGCTTGGAATTATCCAGCGACGGGATGTGTCGATGAGTCGAGCGGCCCGCAATTTCATGGACTTGGTCATGAAGAATCGGGTGTGGGATCAGGATGATTCAACCGATGTAACGGCGGATGCTCGGGCGCAAGCTTCTTGA
- a CDS encoding glutamate synthase subunit beta → MGKPTGFKEFDRKKVEWRLPVVRLKDYGEIYTDPDEQQLRTQGARCMDCGVPFCQSATGCPIDNLIPEWNDLVYNGRWKDALDRLHKTNNFPEFTGRVCPAPCEGACVLGITNPPVTIKNIENAIIDRGYAEGWIHPKPPETRTGKSVAIIGSGPAGLAAADQLNKVGHTVTVYERSDRIGGLLTYGIPNMKLDKNVVQRRLDLMAAEGVKFVTKADVGRTVDPKQLMAENHAVLLATGATKPRDLPIPGRQLKGVHFAMEFLSANTASLLDSQHADGKFISAKGKRVVVIGGGDTGCDCIGTSLRHGCSELVNFELLDKPPESRAPDNPWPQWPRIFRSDYGHEEAVFKFGNDPREYCILSKEFIDDGKGNVTGIKTVRVQWVKKDGKFTMEEVAGSEEVIGADLVLLAMGFLGPEHYVSEVLGLELDPRSNYKAEHGKFTTSIPGVFAAGDCRRGQSLVVWAINEGRGAARAIDIYLRGHSTLPAPGLTMGSALVSTT, encoded by the coding sequence ATGGGCAAGCCAACCGGTTTTAAAGAGTTCGATCGCAAAAAGGTAGAGTGGCGATTGCCAGTTGTTCGGTTGAAAGATTACGGCGAGATCTATACCGATCCCGATGAACAGCAGTTGCGAACCCAAGGTGCTCGATGCATGGATTGCGGTGTTCCGTTTTGCCAGTCCGCGACCGGTTGTCCCATCGATAACTTGATTCCCGAATGGAATGACTTGGTTTACAACGGCCGATGGAAAGACGCGCTCGATCGATTGCACAAGACAAACAACTTTCCGGAGTTCACCGGTCGGGTGTGTCCAGCTCCCTGCGAAGGAGCTTGCGTATTGGGAATCACCAATCCACCGGTAACGATCAAGAACATTGAGAACGCGATTATCGATCGCGGATATGCAGAAGGTTGGATTCATCCAAAGCCACCCGAGACTCGCACAGGGAAGAGCGTCGCCATCATTGGTAGCGGTCCCGCTGGGTTGGCGGCTGCCGATCAGTTGAACAAAGTGGGGCACACCGTCACCGTGTACGAGCGATCCGATCGGATCGGTGGGCTCCTCACTTATGGCATTCCCAACATGAAGCTGGACAAGAACGTCGTCCAAAGGCGACTGGATCTGATGGCTGCCGAGGGGGTCAAGTTTGTGACCAAGGCGGATGTCGGTCGCACGGTCGATCCAAAGCAATTGATGGCAGAGAACCATGCGGTGCTTTTGGCGACGGGTGCGACCAAGCCTCGCGATTTGCCAATCCCAGGTCGGCAGTTAAAGGGTGTTCACTTTGCGATGGAGTTCCTGAGTGCCAACACCGCGAGCTTGCTCGATAGCCAGCATGCGGATGGAAAGTTTATTTCTGCAAAGGGCAAGCGAGTTGTTGTTATTGGCGGTGGAGACACCGGTTGCGACTGCATCGGAACCAGTTTGCGACATGGTTGCAGCGAGCTGGTGAATTTCGAATTGCTAGACAAGCCACCCGAGAGCCGAGCACCGGATAATCCTTGGCCGCAATGGCCACGCATTTTCCGCAGTGACTACGGTCACGAAGAGGCGGTGTTCAAATTCGGTAATGATCCTCGCGAATATTGCATCTTGAGCAAAGAGTTCATCGACGATGGCAAGGGAAATGTCACCGGGATCAAGACGGTCCGCGTTCAGTGGGTGAAGAAGGATGGCAAGTTCACGATGGAAGAGGTTGCGGGGAGCGAAGAGGTCATCGGTGCCGACTTGGTACTCCTCGCGATGGGCTTCCTAGGGCCTGAGCACTACGTCAGCGAGGTCCTAGGACTGGAGCTGGATCCGCGTTCCAACTACAAGGCCGAGCACGGCAAGTTTACGACTTCCATTCCGGGTGTCTTCGCGGCAGGCGACTGCCGTCGAGGCCAGTCGTTGGTGGTTTGGGCGATCAATGAAGGTCGAGGTGCCGCACGCG
- a CDS encoding superoxide dismutase — protein sequence MAHTLPPLPYASNAMEPHIDAMTMEIHHGKHHQAYITNLNKAIEGTPLEAKSAEDLIKDLSAVPEDKRTAVRNNGGGHVNHTFFWQIIGWNAGGKPSGALLADIEATFGSFDAFKEKFAAAGATRFGSGWAWLVLNNGKLEIGSTANQDSPLMGNAVAGIEGTPILGLDVWEHAYYLKYQNRRPDYIAAFWNVVNWNEVGKRYDAAKKA from the coding sequence ATGGCCCATACATTGCCACCTCTTCCTTACGCCTCAAACGCCATGGAACCGCACATCGATGCGATGACGATGGAAATCCACCATGGCAAACACCATCAGGCTTACATCACCAACCTCAACAAGGCGATTGAGGGAACACCGCTCGAAGCAAAGTCCGCAGAAGACTTGATCAAAGACCTCAGCGCGGTTCCCGAGGACAAACGAACCGCAGTTCGCAATAACGGCGGCGGACACGTCAACCACACCTTCTTCTGGCAGATCATCGGCTGGAACGCCGGTGGCAAACCCAGCGGGGCCTTGCTCGCCGACATCGAAGCCACGTTCGGTAGCTTCGACGCGTTCAAGGAAAAGTTTGCCGCCGCGGGCGCAACCCGGTTCGGCAGCGGCTGGGCTTGGTTGGTCCTCAACAACGGAAAGTTGGAAATCGGTTCCACCGCCAACCAAGACAGCCCTCTGATGGGCAATGCAGTCGCGGGCATCGAAGGAACGCCTATCCTCGGTCTCGATGTGTGGGAGCATGCCTACTACCTCAAGTACCAAAACCGACGCCCTGACTACATCGCAGCCTTCTGGAACGTCGTCAATTGGAACGAAGTCGGCAAGCGATACGATGCAGCCAAGAAGGCCTAG